The following DNA comes from Cucumis sativus cultivar 9930 chromosome 7, Cucumber_9930_V3, whole genome shotgun sequence.
TAGAATTCAACCACTTGAGTATTAGTACCACATCTTAATTGAATCAAGCAATCGACCATTTGAATTTGCTATCACTAACAACAATATAAATGATAAGAATGCTTCAACTAAACATGTTAGATAATAGTACCAAATCCAAGCAACAAACCCATCCTTCATTAATATCCAACCAAAGAAAATACCAGGTAGCATTAATTAAGCACAAAAACACAGAACCTTGGTAGTCAACTTGTAGTTACCAATCTTCCACTTCCCGCTCCTGACATATCTATCGCATTCACACAACCTCCTCAGCACCGCTATAATCAACCCAATCGCCAAATCCGCAACGTCTTCAGTTAAAACATCGGGAGTATTAGTGACCCGAATCCCCTTCTCCTTGCACTTTTTGAGATCAATCTTATCCAATCCCACACTGAAGCTGGAGACAATCTCCAACTTCGGCAAGGCATCAATCAAAGTAGCATCGGCACCAGCTGACGCATTTCCAACAACGGCACGAATCGAATTGCAATGCTCCGTGAGGAATTGCGTCTTCTGAGGAAATTGCCAGAACTTGTAAAGATTGAAGCGCTTCTGCAGCTCCCCCTCAAGGTAAGCGTTCATCGGACAAGTCATGAGTACACCGATGGATTCCATGGTTGAGAATTTAGGGGTTGGATTAGGGTTTTCGGAGGAGATGTAGTTGAATttagatgatgaagatgaaggtgGAGAAGAGGAAGATTCGATGCGCATaaacaaacagaaaagaaatggtaataccgaaattatattataattctattgattaaattaattaatcaaggTGATTAGCGGCTTCGACTTTAAGGTCAAACGACGACGTTTGATGGGAAATGCAAATACCGTTTATTCCGTTAAAGCGAAAAGTTTAGTCCTtaaaaaaatgggaaatttCCTTTTGGTCCTTCACTTTTGGgtactatttttctatttcccattttagattttaaaatattttatttttttatcttttgtgacgttttaactaaaaagtaagttattattatagtttgtgttCCGggtgtagattattttagtttaagttataatattatgtgttgtgaaatgaattattatagtttgagaagaaaatacGAAAATACACTCgatcaaagaataaaaaaacaataagtgTTAAATGTAGCAAATAGTAAATAGCAAATGAGGGGTTAAAGCTATAGTAATCTATTTACGGTAGCTATAAGTGGTTGTTATAGTTTCGGATAACCCTCGTCCCAAACGGTTTCTTTATGTTTAGAAACTTGTCATAATCTTTTAGTCGATAGACACGTGTCTTAATCAATTGAGTTATATAAGTTTCTCCAATTGACAAAGACTTCAACGgatttttatatcaaatatttgtctTAGGAATATTTCTACTAAACTTTCCATTTTGTATTCCGTAAgttattagattttaaaaccgtcaaacagatcaatgaattaaaagataaCACATTAGCTAATCTTGTCAtcttttgataatttaattgTGAAGGAATTATTTCGGAGGTAGCAGAGTAGGGTTTATGTTGTTGGTTGAAAGCTAAAAAGCTAAGCCCTAAAGCCCTTTGATTTCAACTTAGGCTCTTACAGTCAAACATATTATTCAATTCACAATACACCTAATTTAATCTCATAAATGCGAAGATGACCTCTAAAGTGAACCATATCCAACCTtacaatatttgttttcaacaactattcttattttctaaattaagctttaagttttttcttttattattttttctaaatcttaaaacatgaaataataccaaataaattaaagtttccAACCCACAgatattaatttgtaaaatttaaattttat
Coding sequences within:
- the LOC101220201 gene encoding hydroxyphenylpyruvate reductase, with amino-acid sequence MRIESSSSPPSSSSSKFNYISSENPNPTPKFSTMESIGVLMTCPMNAYLEGELQKRFNLYKFWQFPQKTQFLTEHCNSIRAVVGNASAGADATLIDALPKLEIVSSFSVGLDKIDLKKCKEKGIRVTNTPDVLTEDVADLAIGLIIAVLRRLCECDRYVRSGKWKIGNYKLTTKFSGKSVGIIGLGRIGLAIAKRAEAFNCPISYYSRTKKEDTKYKYYSNLLELASNSDILIVACALTKETHHIVNREVIDALGPKGVLINIGRGPHVDEPELVAALVEGRLGGAGLDVFENEPEVPQELFALENVVLVPHIGSGTVETRKEMADLVLGNLESHFSNKPLLTPVV